A window of Daucus carota subsp. sativus chromosome 2, DH1 v3.0, whole genome shotgun sequence genomic DNA:
GTGGGGAATTTCGAAACCGACAAAAATCGAATGAGGAGCACAAGAAGGTCATGAAAAATGTTGTTGATGGGCACTTTAGGGCTTTAGTAGCTCAGCTTTTGCAGGTTGAGAATCTTCCTATGGGCGAGGTAGATGAAAAAGAGAATTGGCTGGAAATCATTTCATCACTTTCGTGGGAGGCTGCGTCAATTTTAAAGCCAGACATGAGCATAAGTGCTGGAATGGACCCAGGAGGATATGTAAAGATAAAGTGTTTGGCTTCTGGTTATCGCAATGAGAGGTATTGTCATCAACTTACAAACTAGCTTGCTCTAATTAAAATGCAATAGATTGCTGCAAGCCTAGAGCATGGGTTCAggaggggaggggggggggggggggggggggggggcgcaATCAGgttgtttaattttaatttttggggTAGACCATTTGCAGGATCACATTGTTGTATCAGAttctttcattttcaatttgttTTGGAGGTTTTGATTATATACTTTTGGGAGAATATAATGAGCTGGAGgttaataaatttgataaaatctggCACTGTCGTGCAGTAAGACAGAAGCATTTAAGAGCGTTCTTTAAATTtgaatgttttttgtttttctttcttttattttattaatttgatttgattttttatcattatcaaGGCATTATGTTTAACGGCATTGTTCACACTTCACACAAGTGTCACAATCATGGGTTTTTGCAGTAgggaattttttatattaaattgtgTTCTGTCgtataaaaattgtttttattggTTTAACTTATTTAGTTAGACTAGTTTTGTAATCTTACAGTTGACATTGTCTAATATGGAACCTTGCAATTCtagttgttttttaaattttaccattctttatttttttattcttacGATGCTTTTGTTTCTATTTGTTTTAGTATGGTTGTAAAGGGAGTAGTTTGCAAGAAAAATGTTGCCAACCGAAGAATGACATCAAAAATAGAGAAACCTCGATTGCTTATTCTCGGCGGGGCTCTAGAGTACCAGCGGGTTCCAAACCTATTGTCGAGTTTCGAGACCCTGTTGCAGCAGGTTAGGAATTACTTTTGCAATTTCTTAACTTTTCCTGCTTGCGTTGTAATTTTTAAGTTCTTGCTGTGCCATTGtgttatatcatatatttgttCAGGAAAAAGATCATCTGAAAATGGCTGTTGCTAAGATTGATGCACACAAACCTGATGTTCTTTTGGTTGAGAAATCAGTTACAAGATATGCACAAGAATACCTCCTAGAGAAAAACATATCAGTTGTCCTCAATGTAAAAAGGCCGCTTCTGGAACGTATAGCACGTTGCACAGGTGGTCAGATAGTATCGTCAATCGATCATCTCTCATCATTGAAGTTGGGATACTGTGATAATTTTCACGTTGACAAGTTCTTAGAAGAGCATGGTACTGCAGAGCACAGTGCGAAAAAGTTGGTGAAAACATTGATGTATTTTGAAGGATGTCCAAAGCCTTTCGGTTGCACTGTGAGTTCTAAATAACTTAGTCTAAAGTAGGGAATTATGTCGTGTTTAGTGCCATAGAGTTGAAAGTTTGATTAATGTTATATGGTTTGCAAAGTTTTGGGACAGTCGCTCTGTTGTTTCTGTAAATATGCTTGAGGCTGCTCTAATTTCTCAAAACATTTTGTGGTCAATCAAAGATGAAAAACTATCTCCATAGTGGGTAAAAATGGTAAATATTAAATGTCTTATTCTGCATTAACAAAAGTCTAGTTGATAATCTTAATAATGTTGAGTGCTTTAGGCCTTTGATTGAGTAGACTTGCAAATTTACGATGGAGTTCTTACCTTTTTTCCCAGATATTACTTAGAGGTGCCAGTGTGGACGAGTTGAAGAAAGTCAAACATGTGGTCCAGTATGGAGTTTTTGCAGCTTATCACTTGGCTTTAGAAACGTCTTTTCTTGCTGATGAAGGCGCCTCCTTGCCTGAACTTCCCCTGAATACTCCATTGAATGTTGCGCTTCCAGATAAATCATCAAGTATAGATAGGTCTATCTCAACCATTCCTGGGTTCTCTGCTGTTTCTAATGAAAAAACTGAGGGACCACAATCATGTGATGCACCACAGAGGTCAAATAGTGTTCCGAACTCCAGTCCGGTCCCACAGAGCACTATGCCAACTGTTTCAAATGATCAAAGCTCGCAGTACACAAGTTTGACTTCAAATTGTGCTACCTCTGCTGCTTCTCTCTCAACCATCTCCTGTGCTCCTGTGATTACAAATTCTATTGCCTGCGACCCATGCCTTTCCCATGCATCAGCCGAGAATACAATCATGGATTTAAAAGATTCTTCTGAGGGAAAGTCATCTGTAGCTAACAATGATTCATTAATTGTAGGGGATTGTCATCCTGATAACTCTTTTCCATTACAAGAAGTAGTAAAACACGGTTTTGAAGTCAATGACTCTCCGAGTGAAAGCACTGTAGATgaaaatcaaaattcatttcCTTTTCAGCGAGATGTTAAGAATGTCCTCGAGGAACAAAATTCTTTGAAGGAAGAGTTTCCAGCCTCACCTTCAGACCATCAGAGCATATTGGTTTCTTTATCATCCCGATGTGTGTGGAAGGGAACTGTTTGTGAAAGGTCTCATCTGTTTCGAATCAAATACTATGGTAACTTCGATAAGCCTTTGGGGCGCTTTCTCCGGGACAATCTTTTTGACCAGGTTATTTCTCTTTTCTGTGCTTCTACGTCTGTGGATATGCTGCATGCATGTCATTTTGTAATGTATGTTCTTATTGTTGTAAGATCTGATTGGCTAAAATTGAAATTAAGGAAATCTTAATTGTTTGTCAGAGTTACAGATGCGGTTCATGTGAGATGCCATCAGAAGCACATGTTCATTGTTATACGCATAGGCAAGGCACTCTTACCATATCTGTGAAGAAGTTGCCAGAATATCCATTACCgggtgaaaaggaaggaaagaTCTGGATGTGGCATAGATGCTTGAGGTGTCCACGGACGAATGGTTTTCCCCCAGCAACTCCAAGAATAGTGATGTCTGATGCTGCTTGGGGTTTGTCATTTGGCAAATTTTTGGAGCTAAGTTTTTCCAATCATGCAGCAGCTAGTAGAGTAGCTAACTGTGGCCACTCCTTACATCGTGATTGCCTTCGCTTCTATGGGTACGTCTCTTAATTTGATTTAAACTTTAACAACCATGGAGTATCAAAATACAAATAGTGTTGTTGTATATAATATCAGTTTTGAACTTTTGATGGCAGGTTTATAGATTTAAAGCCAAAATAAGTAAGAAATGAATGCTAACGCGGCTTACTGACACAAGTTCAGTTTATTTAACAGTTTATCTGATATAATAAATGACTTTACTTTATCAGTTAAGGATATACCGTATACGACTACCTGGACATTAAAACTCTTTATTATCAGAAAGAACCAAATTCTTTGAAATCTGAGTTCTTTTTTCTCTTCAAGGGTTTCCCACCATATTTATATCATAACAAGTGATGTTAGCTGTAATGTGATGTTGAAagtatgtttttaatatttatattttatattgctATCACATCTTAATATGCGCCACTATATCCTATACCAGAGGAAAATAGAAAGTCCTGCGACTTTATGCatgcttatatttttctttgtcATTTAATTTTTCTTCCCATTTAGTGAAGTTATATTACCTATTAGTTTTGTTTATTTCTTTAGTTCTGTATAaagatctctgacataattCTTCTGACGCGTGCAGATATGCGAATATGGTTGCTTGCTTTCGTTATGCGTCAATCGATGTTCACTCAGTCTACCTCCCCCCTTCTAAACTTGACTTTAATTTTGATAATCAGTATTGGATACAAAGAGAACTGGACGAGGTAGAATCATAATCACCTTTGGAATTTTCGATGTTTCCTTTTTACTAGTAATGTAATTTTATTCATTCATATGAAACAGGTGATCGATCGGGCTGAGCTTTTGTTTTCCGAAGTACTTAATTCTCTTCGTCAGATTTTGGAGAGAAAACCTGGCACAGGTTCCCTTAATAGCAGCATGAAGAATCATGAATTAAGACGCTGTTTAGTTGATTTAGAAGGAATGGTGCACAAAGAAAAGTCTGAATTTGAGGTGAGTTGCTCGACTGTCTCATTATGCTTTCTTATATATGTTGCTGCCTCCATGTACTTTACgaaggaaaaaaataattaaatgattcAATGAAGATGCTTAATTGCTTAGTAATAGTGAATAAGTTCATTTTTATCATAATCACAGTTCATATATAATCTTACATCACTATAGAATGTTACCCTGACATAATTACATGTTCTAAAGTATTGTGTATAGGAAGTTGTGGACGTTCCTTACTCTTGGCATGAAACCAATTGCTACTCTGTTTATTTGTATTGATGGTTTGCTTAACATATTTGTAGGAAATAGTTCAGAAATTTTCGGACAAGAATTCTCAAAAAAGGGAAACTGCCATTGATATTTTTGAGATTAATCGTTTGCGGAGGCAGCTACTTTTTCAATCTTACATGTGGGACCATCGGCTGGTGTATGCAGCTAGTTTAGATGCCAAGAGTTTTCAAAATGATATGTGCGACTCCACTACCGAAGATAAGGAGGGATTCATGTTTGCTAATGAGAAGCTTGTAGATATGAATAAACCTGTGATATCACACAAGGATTTAGTTGATTGTGAGTCAAACCTCTTGGACTCAAAACTAGATCAAATTCGTAATCAGGAAGACAGATGTTTAAGCCCTCAAGAGACAGAAACTGACAAACAAGGAACTGACAAATGTCTAGATTTGAGTCGCGAAAAAGAAAGCGAGGCTAAGCTTTCCAGTATAAATATTTGTGATGACTCCAGTTCAGCTGTTAGTGGGGACGTGTTGTATGGGCAGGTTTCTATTATACCAAGTCTGTCTGATACTCTTGATGCAGCATGGACTGGTAATAACCACCCTGGACTCGGAACACCAACAAATCATTTAGATATTTCAGGTACCAGGTCTGTGGCGGAAAAATCTAACTTTAAAGAACAAGCTGAAGATCGAAGTGGATCCAGGATTTCTAGAATGCTTCCTTTGGCATCCAGCAAAAACTCCGACAATTTGGAAGACTCAGTCAGTTGGTTGGGATTGCCGTTTGTCAACTTCTACCGTTCATTGAGTAAGAACATTCTAGGGAGTGCTCAGAAATTAGGGACACTAAATGAGTATAATCCAGTGTACGTTTCATCATTTCGTGAATCAGAAATTCAAAATGGAGCCAGGTTACTTATGCCTGTGGGTGCTAATGACACTGTGATCCCAGTATATGATGATGAACCTACCAGTATCATATCTTATGCTCTGCTTTCGTCTGATTACGCAGCCCAACTGTCTGATGGTCCACGACAAAGAGATGGTGCAGAATCTACTCATATGCAATCCTTTGATTCATCGAGTTTCCTATCCTTCTACTCCGCTGATGAAACCCTGGAATCTTATAGGAGTCTTGGATCTGCAGATGAAGGCATTTTATCCTTGTCTGGGTCTCGTAGTTCTCTGGTTTTGGATCCCTTGTCATACACAAAGGCTTTTCATGCTAGAGTTTCTTTCGGAGATGATGGGCCTCTTGGTAAGGTAAAATATAGAGTGACTTGTTATTATGCAAAGCGCTTCGAAGGTTTGAGAAAATTATGTTGTCCCTCTGAAATTGATTACATAAGATCCTTAAGCCGTTGTAAGAAGTGGGGGGCTCAAGGTGGCAAGAGCAATGTGTTTTTCGCGAAAACATTGGATGATAGGTTCATAATCAAGCAGGTCACGAAGACAGAGTTGGAATCGTTTATACAGTTTGGCCCCGAATATTTCAAGTACCTATCGGAATCAATTGTCACAAGAAGCCCTACATGCCTGGCAAAGGTATTGGGCATATATCAGGTATTACAAGTTTTTGAGGTGTTACTAAAGCTATCTGAACATCATAATAACTGATAAATATCAAAACAATTCAACTATTGTGACTTCCTTTAGATTTTTCTTTTGTatgattgaatttttttactttCTATTTAGGTATTCATTTTCCAGAGATGTTCTGTTAAGTTGgatatttttatgaataaaaaactGGATTGATATCATCTAGTTTGTTGTTGAATGTTTATAgctttttatttgtaaatatgtACAGTACTTTTTGGGTCCTCTGAATCAATTACAGTCCTATTCTTGTATGTAGGGAATTTATTGTACATTCTTTCTCGAGTAGACCTCAATGGTTTGTAGGTCCTGCACATTATGTAAACTTACAAACAGCAACATTGATTACTTGAAAAGATTAACATATCTACCAAAGTATAAACAAGCACAAGTTTAGG
This region includes:
- the LOC108208814 gene encoding 1-phosphatidylinositol-3-phosphate 5-kinase FAB1B, whose amino-acid sequence is MDASDRFFCDIVGLCKSWITWGSEPTNVSRDFWMPDHICRVCYDCDNQFTLFNRRHHCRLCGRVFCGGCTANWVPSSSSESKTSIEEWDKIRVCNYCFKQWEQGLAATANNEIQVTSLDLSSSPSATSFISTKSNRTVDSSNTTLISVQQSVDSYILNTWPSEISMQKSAEMEKTAEAEGVISPRRTNKCATDGIESSPKPLEHCMNRSDDDDHEEFGVHSRRSKTGDYPTVGEYYSQIQFDDVGRNYISNKVHPDGEDTKTKTLSRSSLSNSFDYRDSEGAQEVKKGEHDNVDGCEAPSSLYAAESVEYEPVDFENNGILWLPPEPEDEEDEKEAFLYDDDDGGGDATGEWGYFRSSSSFGSGEFRNRQKSNEEHKKVMKNVVDGHFRALVAQLLQVENLPMGEVDEKENWLEIISSLSWEAASILKPDMSISAGMDPGGYVKIKCLASGYRNESMVVKGVVCKKNVANRRMTSKIEKPRLLILGGALEYQRVPNLLSSFETLLQQEKDHLKMAVAKIDAHKPDVLLVEKSVTRYAQEYLLEKNISVVLNVKRPLLERIARCTGGQIVSSIDHLSSLKLGYCDNFHVDKFLEEHGTAEHSAKKLVKTLMYFEGCPKPFGCTILLRGASVDELKKVKHVVQYGVFAAYHLALETSFLADEGASLPELPLNTPLNVALPDKSSSIDRSISTIPGFSAVSNEKTEGPQSCDAPQRSNSVPNSSPVPQSTMPTVSNDQSSQYTSLTSNCATSAASLSTISCAPVITNSIACDPCLSHASAENTIMDLKDSSEGKSSVANNDSLIVGDCHPDNSFPLQEVVKHGFEVNDSPSESTVDENQNSFPFQRDVKNVLEEQNSLKEEFPASPSDHQSILVSLSSRCVWKGTVCERSHLFRIKYYGNFDKPLGRFLRDNLFDQSYRCGSCEMPSEAHVHCYTHRQGTLTISVKKLPEYPLPGEKEGKIWMWHRCLRCPRTNGFPPATPRIVMSDAAWGLSFGKFLELSFSNHAAASRVANCGHSLHRDCLRFYGYANMVACFRYASIDVHSVYLPPSKLDFNFDNQYWIQRELDEVIDRAELLFSEVLNSLRQILERKPGTGSLNSSMKNHELRRCLVDLEGMVHKEKSEFEEIVQKFSDKNSQKRETAIDIFEINRLRRQLLFQSYMWDHRLVYAASLDAKSFQNDMCDSTTEDKEGFMFANEKLVDMNKPVISHKDLVDCESNLLDSKLDQIRNQEDRCLSPQETETDKQGTDKCLDLSREKESEAKLSSINICDDSSSAVSGDVLYGQVSIIPSLSDTLDAAWTGNNHPGLGTPTNHLDISGTRSVAEKSNFKEQAEDRSGSRISRMLPLASSKNSDNLEDSVSWLGLPFVNFYRSLSKNILGSAQKLGTLNEYNPVYVSSFRESEIQNGARLLMPVGANDTVIPVYDDEPTSIISYALLSSDYAAQLSDGPRQRDGAESTHMQSFDSSSFLSFYSADETLESYRSLGSADEGILSLSGSRSSLVLDPLSYTKAFHARVSFGDDGPLGKVKYRVTCYYAKRFEGLRKLCCPSEIDYIRSLSRCKKWGAQGGKSNVFFAKTLDDRFIIKQVTKTELESFIQFGPEYFKYLSESIVTRSPTCLAKVLGIYQVTSKHLRGGKEIKMDVLVMENLLFGRSLARLYDLKGSTRSRYNPDCSGSNKVLLDQNLIEAMPTSPIFVGNKAKRLLERAVWNDTAFLASIDVMDYSLLVGVDEEKHELVLGIIDFMRQYTWDKHLETWVKTTGILGGPKNASPTVISPKQYKKRFRKAMTMYFLMVPDQWSPPTIIPSRSQSDLGEETTQGATYAE